The Nitrospiraceae bacterium DNA window GGCCAACATCCCTCGCGGCAGCGGTGCGTTAGCCGCCGCCATTCAAGAATATCGCACTCATATCAGTTTTTTTAAGACGAGGTGACGTCTGAGCGTTCAGCCGTCCGCTGTCAGCGCCCCCACCTTCCCTCCCCTCGTAGGGGGAGGGTAAGGGAGAGGGTTGAGCTGATCGCTGAAAGCGGATAACTATTTAGACAGTGCCGTCTCGATTCCACGGACGATTTCTTCCGAGAGCGGCTTGGTCCGGTGGTGATAGCGGGCGACGACGTTGCCCGACCGATCGATCAAATACTTCTGGAAGTTCCATTCCACTTCGCCCGGAAAGGGGCTTTGCTCGGTCAGGTAACGATAGAGAGGATGTTTGTCGTCGCCCTTTACGCTGATTTTGCTGAATAGCGGAAAGGTCAAGCTGTATTTTGTGAAACAAAAGTTCTTGATCTCCTGGTTCGTGCCAGGCTCCTGTTGACCGAAGTTATTGGCGGGAAAGGCGAGGATTTCGAACCCTTTCTCCTGGTACGTTTCGTACATTTTTTCCAATTCAGAATACTGCGGTGTATTGCCGCACATACTTGCGGTGTTCACGACCAACAGGACTTTACCGCGGTATTGACT harbors:
- a CDS encoding glutathione peroxidase, yielding MAAKTTSIYDFTMDDIDGKPVNLSQYRGKVLLVVNTASMCGNTPQYSELEKMYETYQEKGFEILAFPANNFGQQEPGTNQEIKNFCFTKYSLTFPLFSKISVKGDDKHPLYRYLTEQSPFPGEVEWNFQKYLIDRSGNVVARYHHRTKPLSEEIVRGIETALSK